The genomic interval ACGCACCAACGAACCAGCACTCGTAGCGAGAATTGACCAAATCAATCAGGCTCGCGACGATGAAGCGAAAACAAGGCAGAAAGGCGCGCGGGTTCGGAGCGCAACGTCTGCCGCTTCGCCCCGTTTGCAAAAAGGCCACACATCTTGACCGCCAATGAATCGAGATTGTCAAACTTTGCAGAATAGCAAGACAGACACAAGAGGTAAGAAGGTGGAACGTAGAGGTCGAGACTCTGCCGTCAAGCCCTGCGCTCAGATAGGGCTGATTTGAGTTCAAGTAGTCCTGACACGACTGCGCCTCGTGTAAGCAGGCCAACACGTCCTCCCTCCGGAACTACCGAAAGCCTTTCGCTTCGGGGGCTGCCCGATACTGCCGCCGCATGCTGGCAGAGCCGAGCCAAGGATTACAGAGAAAGCAGACCGCCGCCAAGTAGAGGCTCGGTGCTGTCTTTGCGAATGATTACAGGCTGCTGTGGGGGTAGCTGGGCCACGCGAAACAGAGCCGTAGCCCAACTATGCTGCCAGGGAAGAGCACGACTTAAATCGAGAAGTAGAGCAAGCCCATGATAACGGCAATCGTACAAATGGCAGTTGGCGTTTGAACCCGAATAACAGCGTACTTGTCTGGAATGTCCAGTAGAGCGGCCGGAATCAAATTGAAGTGTGCGGCCATCGGGGTCATCAAGGTGCCTGCATATCCGGCGAAGAATCCGAGTGCCGCGACAACCGCCGGGTTCCCACCAAAACCGTGAATGAGAACCGGCACTCCAACCCCGCTAAGCATGAGCGGAAATGATGCTGCTGCCCCGCCCAGAATCATCGTGAATAAGGCCATGCCAATGCAATAGACAGCAACAGCAACCCAGAGTAAGTCTGTTGCTACGTAGTGATTTACCAAGTACGCGCTGGCACCGCCGACGCCAGTTTTCTGAAAAACCGCAGCCAACACTGCAAGCATCTGAGGCAGTACGAGGGTCCAGGCGATGGCATCCGTCATGTCCCGCGATTGCTTTACTGCTTGAGGCACGGTGTCCTTCACCACAATGCACGCTAACAGCAATGCAAGTATGCAGCCAATGCCGAACGCAGCTAACGTCGTGTTAGCGGGGTCAAAAAGCTGCTTGCCGAAGAGTTTCGTATGCTCCAGAAACATCGTGCCAGCTAACGTGCAGAGCGGAATCACGAACAGCGGAACAAGAAGCCTCCACCGCAACCGCAACGCGGTCGCTTCGCGAACCGAAGCGTCTAAGCGGCTCGGCGTAGACCTCTTGAGCCCGCCACACGCTGCGATGGCACTTAGCCCGAGTAACTGTGCACCGACGCTCGCAGGAGGCATCCTGTCGCCCGCGATGAAGAGCAGACCAAGGTCGGTCCAAAATGCAACTGCCAGTAGACGCCTAGGGTGGGCCTTATCAAACAGAATGACGGCAGCAGTCGCCAACAGTAAAGCGCCACCAAGCCAATAGAAATATTCAGATGAAAATATCATGAACGACACTCCTGGTTCACGGCCGGCACCTTTGTCTGTTCAAGCGAACGTTTAATGTCACGCTCCAGCCACGCGTCTAGTCGGTAGAGGCGAAAAGAATGAATCAAAAAGACGCATATTGCTGTTGGGATGCCAGCGAACGCAATTTGTATTGCACTTACTTCAATACCCGCAGTTCGGAGAGCCGCTTGCATAAACAGCACGCCGCCAAAAGCGATGAAAATATCCTCGCCGAAGAATAAGCCAATATTGTCGCTAGCAGCGGCAAACGCTCTAATGCGATGCGCCTGATGAGGTGCAAGCTTCCCATGCTGCGATTCGGCGACACTCTCGGCCATCGGCGCGATTAGTGGTCTCACCATTTGAGCTTGACCGCCTAAACTCACTAGCCCAACGGAGGCGGATGTTTCGCGCACGAAGAGGTAACAAATGAGGAATCGTCCCGTAGTTGCGGCTCGGACCTTCCCGATTGCGGTTTGCACGAACTCTCGTAATCCATGACGCTCCAGGAGACCGATAATAGGCAGCGGGAGAAGCGTAATCAGGGGAAGATTTCTGAACTTTATGAAAGCAACACCCATCACTGCCAAAATATCGTGGAACGACATTTTAGCCAGGAAGCCAGTAATTACTGCTGCCACTGATACAATCATCATCGGATTGAGCCGGAGGATAAATCCGACTGCAACCACGGCGACGCCGATTAGGGGCCAGAAATTTATGGCGGTATTCATGGTCTGTCTGCCTAGTTACACAGCCGCTCGTTTTTCGGCGAAGTGTGTGTTGAATAAGTGTCCCGTGCCGCAATTTTTATATAACTGCAGCGTCAGCGGCGCCGCAGTTATTTGCTCGTAAATACAACGTTCCGCCGAGTGTGCAGACGCCAATTTTCTCTGTCAAAGTCCGATTCCATCTAGACCCATTCTGAGCGGTTATGGCTCCTGCTTCGCTGTCGAAGCATAGTGCTAAGAAGTTTGTCAAACGGCCCGATGCGCGAGCTACCCGGTTTTCCGCGGCCACGCGCTGAGATGTGAGTTGCAGCTTCTACCGGGATGGGGATGCGAGCCATCAGGTTATTCACCCGCAACTCCCTCATGCCAGCACCCGAAGCCGAAGCGGTGTTCGTGGATTGGCTACATCGGCTTCGAGTCTCTATTGGGCAACTGTCATTGCCCCTAGCGCATGAGCTCGACCAGTCCTCTCGCCACATATTCCACGTTACCGGCGTTCAGCCCGGCAATGCAGATTCTTCCGCTGGAGACCGCGTAAATTCCGTAGTCGGCGCGCAAGGCGAAGACCTGCTTTTCGCTCAGCCCCGTGTAAGCGAACATTCCCTTCTGTTCGACGATGTAGTCGAAGTTTCGGGAAGGCAATGCCTCTGTGAGCGAAACGTGCAATCGTTGACGCATTTGAACAATGCGACTACGAATCGCCTCGAGCTCAGAAGTCCACTCTGCTCGCAGAGATGCATCGCCCAAGACAGTGCTGACCAATCGCATCCCGTGTGTGGGCGGCGATGAGTAGTTGCGACGAACCGCGAGCTTGACACGACCAAGAACGTTGTCGCGTTCGGTTTCGACAGCACAATGGACCAACAAGGTGCCGCACCGCTCGCCGTAGAGTGAGAAGTTCTTCGAAAAGGAGTTACTTACCAGAAAGTTCAAACCGCGCCGTGCGAGCTCACGGATGACGAACGCATCTTCGTTCAATCCATCACCGAAGCCCTGATAGGCCGCGTCGACAAAAGGAATCAGGCCGCGCTTCTCAATCAAGTCAAGAATCGTCGTCCATTGTGCTCGGCTCGGGTCAACCCCTGTCGGGTTGTGACAACAGGCATGGAGCAGAACGATGTCCTTTGCCTTGGTCTGCTCAAGGTCCAAGAGCAAACCATCAAAATCGAGGCCTTTTGTCGCTGGGTCATAGTAGCGATAGGCAGCGACTGAAAATCCGGCACCCTCAAAGATTCCGAAGTGATTGTCCCAGGTAGGATTTGAAACGTAGACTACGCTCTCGGGGAAATGTACCTTGAGGAAATCCGCGCCGACTTTGAGTGCTCCACTGCCGCCAATAGTTTGCACCGTCGCCAACGACTGAAACACTGACGGGGACGCCTCGCCGAAAAGAAGACTCGCGACCTGAGACCTATAAGTAGCATCGCCCTCGATTGGCAAGTACGTAGCTGGCGCACCGTTTGCCGTTACGCTAGCCGCCGCTTGTCGCACCGAGTGCAGGACAGGGATTCTTCCGTCCTCGTCGTAATATATGCCGACGCCAAGGTTCACCTTCTTTGGGTTGGCATCTTTGGCAAATGTCTCCATCAGCCCGAGAATTGGGTCGCCTGCGTAGGGTTGAACATGTGCAAACATCAAACATTCCTAGAAAAATGGCATGGAGAAGTATAGACAGCGTGCTCCGTCCATCGCGGTAGCAGTGGACTTGGTTTAGTGATGCCTGGCGAAGTCCATCGACCAGCTAGTTGGCAACGTAGCCTTTCTGTAGCGCATCGAACAGCAGCCCGCGCTGAGAGAACTCATCATGGAGTAATTCAAGCAAAGGGTTCCCGGCTCTGAAGTCTCTTTTACGGATGGCCGAGAAAATATCGATTGCTGCAGTATGCAGGGGCATAGGCACGCCAACCATTCGCCCAAGCATCTCCAGTGGAAAGAGACCGAAAGGGACGTCTTCGTCAATAAAGCGCGTGTCCAGTGTGTTCGGTCCCTTCGCATCAGGCCGAGCCTTGTACACGACCTCGGCCATTTCATGCACCTCTCCAGGACTTGTACCGAAAGAAGCAACATAGTGGTCCTGTATGGTCCTCACTTGAACACCCAGACTCTCTGCGAGCCCGAGCCGCTCCGCGTCCATGGCCTGTATGAGAGCCCCCACGGCGGGCGTAATATCGTGATTAGCCCAACTCTCGCCGCGCTCAGCACGTGTGAGGTTTCCCAGCATATTCGCCGCGTGGACTGGTGGATTCAGATTGCTCAGCGTGAGTGCGAGTAGATTTTCACGGACCGCGAAGCGGTCCCCAAAAATGGCTCGACATACTTCAAGGGACTCACTGCCTCGCCTTGTCGGAACAGCGGCGATATCGACCACCGAACGAATCGTCGACACCTGCACCGAGGTTGCTGAGGCCTTACGCGCTGTCGCCAGAGTGGTCTGTCACGGATCGGCGTATTGACGCCGGGGATGATCGCCGTAATGGCGCCAGTTTGAAGTGAAGTAAAACGCGGATTCGAACGGACTCAAGGATGCGTTTTTTTGGTTGATTTCGCAAGTCGTGTCTGGTC from Paraburkholderia phytofirmans PsJN carries:
- a CDS encoding DUF979 domain-containing protein, coding for MIFSSEYFYWLGGALLLATAAVILFDKAHPRRLLAVAFWTDLGLLFIAGDRMPPASVGAQLLGLSAIAACGGLKRSTPSRLDASVREATALRLRWRLLVPLFVIPLCTLAGTMFLEHTKLFGKQLFDPANTTLAAFGIGCILALLLACIVVKDTVPQAVKQSRDMTDAIAWTLVLPQMLAVLAAVFQKTGVGGASAYLVNHYVATDLLWVAVAVYCIGMALFTMILGGAAASFPLMLSGVGVPVLIHGFGGNPAVVAALGFFAGYAGTLMTPMAAHFNLIPAALLDIPDKYAVIRVQTPTAICTIAVIMGLLYFSI
- a CDS encoding DUF969 domain-containing protein, which encodes MNTAINFWPLIGVAVVAVGFILRLNPMMIVSVAAVITGFLAKMSFHDILAVMGVAFIKFRNLPLITLLPLPIIGLLERHGLREFVQTAIGKVRAATTGRFLICYLFVRETSASVGLVSLGGQAQMVRPLIAPMAESVAESQHGKLAPHQAHRIRAFAAASDNIGLFFGEDIFIAFGGVLFMQAALRTAGIEVSAIQIAFAGIPTAICVFLIHSFRLYRLDAWLERDIKRSLEQTKVPAVNQECRS
- a CDS encoding amino acid aminotransferase yields the protein MFAHVQPYAGDPILGLMETFAKDANPKKVNLGVGIYYDEDGRIPVLHSVRQAAASVTANGAPATYLPIEGDATYRSQVASLLFGEASPSVFQSLATVQTIGGSGALKVGADFLKVHFPESVVYVSNPTWDNHFGIFEGAGFSVAAYRYYDPATKGLDFDGLLLDLEQTKAKDIVLLHACCHNPTGVDPSRAQWTTILDLIEKRGLIPFVDAAYQGFGDGLNEDAFVIRELARRGLNFLVSNSFSKNFSLYGERCGTLLVHCAVETERDNVLGRVKLAVRRNYSSPPTHGMRLVSTVLGDASLRAEWTSELEAIRSRIVQMRQRLHVSLTEALPSRNFDYIVEQKGMFAYTGLSEKQVFALRADYGIYAVSSGRICIAGLNAGNVEYVARGLVELMR
- a CDS encoding NAD/NADP octopine/nopaline dehydrogenase family protein, yielding MVDIAAVPTRRGSESLEVCRAIFGDRFAVRENLLALTLSNLNPPVHAANMLGNLTRAERGESWANHDITPAVGALIQAMDAERLGLAESLGVQVRTIQDHYVASFGTSPGEVHEMAEVVYKARPDAKGPNTLDTRFIDEDVPFGLFPLEMLGRMVGVPMPLHTAAIDIFSAIRKRDFRAGNPLLELLHDEFSQRGLLFDALQKGYVAN